A stretch of DNA from Streptomyces sp. NBC_01197:
CTCGAGCGAAGCCGAGAGTGGGGGATGTCGACGGGGCGGCCAGCAGTTGCGTGGCCAAGGCGGTCGGGTCGGCGGCGGGTACCTCCGTGCGTGTCGCAGCGATTCGGGCTCTGTCCCTCGCGCCGGCGCCCCGCGGAGCCGGAACGGGAGCGGCCCGCCGCGGCCGGGTTTTCTCGATGCTTACCGTGCCGTCGGCAGCCTCGGCGACAGGAGCGTATCCGTGGGCTCGGAGCGCGCCGAGGGTCGTGTCGATCGAGCTGCGGCTGACCAGCACAGTCGGAGCCAGCTGCCGTAGTCCGAGCTTGGCGAGCCCTCGGTGGGCGGCGAGCTCGGCCAGGAGCGTGGGCTCCTCGCCGTGGATGACGCAGGCGGCGGGGGCGATACGGATGCGTCCGTGGCCGCGCGCGGTGTCGGCGATCAGATACGACAGCGGCTGCGGCAGGGGCCCGGTGGCGACAGCGGTCAGGTCGGCCGTGATGTCGCCGGGGATACAGCCGGCGTCCAGGGCCCGGCGGATGCTGCCGGCGCTGAACCGCCACACCGATGCCCTGCCGCTGGTTTCCCGCTCGGCGACAGAGTCAAGCAGTGCGGCGAGCTGTGTGGTGGGCGTACCAGTGACGACGGCGGTCAGGTCGGCGCCGATCCGGGCCGTGGCGGTGGCTGGGGGCAGCAACCGGCGGCACTCGATGCGCAGCACCTCCATGTCGCCGGCCCTCAGGATGACGCCAAGGGAGGACAGGGCTCCGCGCGCGAGTACGCCGAGCAGTTCGGCCTCATGGATCACGCCGGCGAACGGCATTCCGTCCTGCGGCGCCCAGTCGGCGAGCGGGCGATGCCAGGCGATGAGGGGCCCCAGATCCGAGACGGCCCTCACACCTTGTCCTGTTGGGAGCTGTGCGGCTGCGGCCAACAGCCCGTCGCGGGCCTGTAGACAGCCGTTGCAGGGCGGTGCGCCGACGAGTGCGGGGAGCGCCTTGTTGTCCTCGTCGCGGGCTCGGGTGGGGGAGAGCGGCAGGTCCCGCCATGCCTGAAGCAGTACGGCGAACTGCTCCGACGGTTCCTGTTGCGCCCAGGCATCGTAAGCATCGGTGGGTGCCATGCGATTGCCGTCCCGGCCCAGGAGCCCAGCCGCGTACGCGGCCTCGAGAGTGAGGCGGACGACAGCGTCATCGGTCTGGGTGGTCTTGCAGATCCGGGCCAGTTCACGGGCGCCGATCCCGCCGGACTTCAGCCGGGCCGGTGGAGTTGCCGAGCAGGCCATCAGGACCGAGGCGGCATCGGATACGAAGGCCGGTGCCGCGGCCGATGCTTCGCGATCCACCTCTGCCGGAGTGACGGATGCCAGTCGCGCGGAAGGAGGTACAGGAGTGAATGGAGCGTGCCAGTCGGGTCCGCGCAGCGCGCGTGCCACCTCGGCGGGCATACGGGCCCGGCCGAATCGGTGACGGTCCTGGATCAGCAGCCCCCGGTCCAGCGCCCATCGGGCGCCTGGTTCGAGGTCGGGTCCGGGAGTTCCGAACATGACGAACTGTGGCTGCCCCGGCTCACCCTGCGCTCGGCGTTCGAGTAGTTTCCGTGCTGCCGCAGGGGCCTTCGCGAGCATGGAGGCGATCTGCTCCGAGTCGCTGTGGTGCTCCACCAGGGCGGCCAGACGCTGCGGCTTGGTGCCTGGCGGCTTGACGCCCAGTGTCACCAGTATGCCGCGCAGTTCGTCGGAGGTTGTGCCCGCCAGCAGTCCTTCCACCGGAGCATCCAGCCCCAGGGGCGCGTCCCACGTCTGCCGCAGCGGTCCGGTCATTCGGAGCCGCCCCGCGCTGTCCGGCCAGACGAGAGCGTGATCGGCCAGCACCTCCAGCACGGCGTCCAGTTCGCGCGTGGTCGCGCCCTCCCCTGCGCCCAGCAGCTCTACCAGGTCATCGCGCGATGTGGGCGCCCCCAGCGCTGCCAGCGCCTCGGCCACTTGGAGGTGCGGCAGGGCGAGCCGCGGCAGGACCAGTGCCACCGATCCCGGGCGTTGAAGGCGATCTGCCAGTTCTCCCACCGAGCGCGGCTCCGGAAGGGACACGGCGTCCGGCCGTGCCCCGAGCACGCGCGCCAGACGAGAGGCGTCGAGGCTGCCGAGCCATGTAGCCAGCGTTGATGGGGACTTCATGCGGCGTACACCTCGTCGGGCCAGGGAGCTTCAAACAGCGGGGTCGGTTCAAGGATGGCGTATCCCCGTGATCCGAGGATGCTGCATGAGGGACAGGTTCCCTCTCGGTGGGTGCCAGCGGCTCGTGGGCCGCCCCAGCCCTGTCGCGCGAGAGGGGCCGCAGGTCGAAGAAATGACCGAAATGGGTACTTGTAAAGGCAATTGGAGATGCAATCAGTGCACGCCGAGAAGCCGAGCTGCGATCGCAGCTCGGCTTCTCGTTTCGCCTGTTCAGGCGCCTGCGGAGGATACGAGATTCGAACTCGTGAGGGGCTGCCCCCCAACACGCTTTCCAAATGTTCGTCTGGGGTTCGGGGAGGTGCGGGGACGTCCTGACCTGCGCGGCCGACTTGCTCAACGGCAACGCCGAAATAGTTGCCCCCGCATGGCTCACCGACCACGCCCGCCGACTGGCGTCCTGACCTGCGGCGCGGCCAGCGGCTACATGATTGCCGAACCGTGGCGTACGCCTGCAGGAGCGTCAGGTACGTGAGCGGCGGGGCGTACGGGGCGGAAAGTCATCCGCGTGGCATTGGCCGAGAGCGTCGCGTACGCCACTCCCGTGCCCAGCGCCACCGCCGGCAGCGTCTCCTCGCGCAGTATCGCCCGTAGCTGTCGGCCGGTCGTGCCGATCCAGCGCAGCAGCAGGAACTCGTTGCGGCGGGCGCCTGTCGCCCTCACTGGCTCCTCAGGCTGTCTGGCCTGCGGCGAAGGCCCGGACCAGGTTGTGCAGGAAGTAACGGCCGGGGACCGGCTCCTGGAGGAGGTTGGCGTCGGCGAGGCTCTCCATGTAGGTCTCGGCCTCGCGGGGTGTGACGCCGGCGAGGGTCGCGGCGGTCTGAACGTCGATGTCGGGGACCTGGCGCAGCCCTAGGACGCGCAGCATGCGCCGCTGCGGGACGGACAGGCGCAGATAGGAGAGCTGGAGGGACGGGGCGACTCCGTAGGCGTCGATGGAACGGCCCGAGGAGAGGCGCTCCGCCAGCTGGTTCAGGCTCCGGCCCGGGTGGCCCCGCAGCCAGGCACCGGCGAGTTTGACAGCCAGAGGCAGGTGTCCGCAGTGATGGACGACCGATTCGACCAGCTGGACGGGCTCGGCTTCGACGCGGTGCGGACCGACGACAGCAGTCAGCAGTTGGGCGGCCTCGGCCTGGTCCAGTACGTCCAGGGTCAGCAGCCGCGCCTGGTCCAGGCGGGCCAGTCGTCGGCGGCTGGTGACGATGACCCGGCAGCCGGGCGCGGTCGGCAGCAGCGGCTGGACCTGCGCCTCGTCCGCTGCGTCATCCAGTACCAGCAGCATCCGCCGGTCCCGCGTCAGACTGCGGAAGAGCGCCGCGCGTGCGCGCTCGTGCGGCGGTATCTCAGAGCCCGGCACACTCAGTGAACGCAGTACGAGTTCCAACGCGGTGGCCGGTTCGACGGGGCGCTTGGGCTGCGCGAAACCCCGGAGGTCGACGAAGAGCTGGCCGTCCGGAAAGCGGGGGGCGAGCTGATGGGCGAGGTGCACCGCGAAGGCGGTCTTGCCTATGCCCGCCAGACCGTCCACCACGCAGACCGTCGTCCGGGACACCCGCTGCGACAGCAGGTCGCGCAGTTGGCTCAGCTCCTCCTGACGCCCGATGAAGTCGCCTGTACCCGGGGGGAGTTCGTCGGGAACAGCGACACGGGCCTTCGCCGCGAGTGTCGTCGAGGTGGAGCGGAGGGGCAGGTTCAGCGTCGGGTCGTTGGTGAGGATCTGCTGGTGCAGAAGCCTGAGTTCCGAACCGACGGCAATTCCGAGCTCACCCCGCAGCCGTTCGCTGACCTGCCGGAACGCGTCGAGTGCTTCGGCCTGGCGGCCCTGCCGGTAGAGCGCCAGCATCAGCTGTGCCCAGAAGTGCTCCCGCCACGGGCACGTGCGCACCTCGTCGCGGAGTTCGACGACGACCTCGCGATGCGCCCCGCGTTCCAGATCGAGGTCGATGCGCTGCTCCAGCGCGCAGTAGCGGCGTTCGGTGAGCCCCGGGACGAAATCGCGGTGCAGGACGTCCGAGGGCACATTCGACAGTGCGGGCCCCCGCCACAGGCCCAGCGCCTCGCGCAGCAGTGCGCTTTCCCTTCGGTGGTCCCGGTCGGCAGCCATGCGCTGGGCCATTGTCAGCGTGCTGCGGAAACGCAGCAGGTCCAGCTGGGAGTCGTCCGCGGTCATGAGATAGCCGCCCGGAAGGGTACGGATCGGCTCCAGCCGCTCGTCGGAGGATGGGCTCAGTATCCGGCGCAATCTCATGACATAGGAGCGCAGCGTCGTATGGGCGCCTTCGGG
This window harbors:
- a CDS encoding helicase-associated domain-containing protein codes for the protein MKSPSTLATWLGSLDASRLARVLGARPDAVSLPEPRSVGELADRLQRPGSVALVLPRLALPHLQVAEALAALGAPTSRDDLVELLGAGEGATTRELDAVLEVLADHALVWPDSAGRLRMTGPLRQTWDAPLGLDAPVEGLLAGTTSDELRGILVTLGVKPPGTKPQRLAALVEHHSDSEQIASMLAKAPAAARKLLERRAQGEPGQPQFVMFGTPGPDLEPGARWALDRGLLIQDRHRFGRARMPAEVARALRGPDWHAPFTPVPPSARLASVTPAEVDREASAAAPAFVSDAASVLMACSATPPARLKSGGIGARELARICKTTQTDDAVVRLTLEAAYAAGLLGRDGNRMAPTDAYDAWAQQEPSEQFAVLLQAWRDLPLSPTRARDEDNKALPALVGAPPCNGCLQARDGLLAAAAQLPTGQGVRAVSDLGPLIAWHRPLADWAPQDGMPFAGVIHEAELLGVLARGALSSLGVILRAGDMEVLRIECRRLLPPATATARIGADLTAVVTGTPTTQLAALLDSVAERETSGRASVWRFSAGSIRRALDAGCIPGDITADLTAVATGPLPQPLSYLIADTARGHGRIRIAPAACVIHGEEPTLLAELAAHRGLAKLGLRQLAPTVLVSRSSIDTTLGALRAHGYAPVAEAADGTVSIEKTRPRRAAPVPAPRGAGARDRARIAATRTEVPAADPTALATQLLAAPSTSPTLGFARAGGPPSEPAPFDGGTPFATDTEEIVAGWAKRLPYSDVRQLAHAIDAGQAITVEYVATSGNRTVRTLSRLMLDPPYLEAWCHLRDAERVFTLSRVHGVMPE
- a CDS encoding AfsR/SARP family transcriptional regulator; protein product: MGREMVTQESNLSFQLLGPLRVLRGEREVPVPAAKLRILLASMLLRANQTVSMDELAAYLWGENPPEGAHTTLRSYVMRLRRILSPSSDERLEPIRTLPGGYLMTADDSQLDLLRFRSTLTMAQRMAADRDHRRESALLREALGLWRGPALSNVPSDVLHRDFVPGLTERRYCALEQRIDLDLERGAHREVVVELRDEVRTCPWREHFWAQLMLALYRQGRQAEALDAFRQVSERLRGELGIAVGSELRLLHQQILTNDPTLNLPLRSTSTTLAAKARVAVPDELPPGTGDFIGRQEELSQLRDLLSQRVSRTTVCVVDGLAGIGKTAFAVHLAHQLAPRFPDGQLFVDLRGFAQPKRPVEPATALELVLRSLSVPGSEIPPHERARAALFRSLTRDRRMLLVLDDAADEAQVQPLLPTAPGCRVIVTSRRRLARLDQARLLTLDVLDQAEAAQLLTAVVGPHRVEAEPVQLVESVVHHCGHLPLAVKLAGAWLRGHPGRSLNQLAERLSSGRSIDAYGVAPSLQLSYLRLSVPQRRMLRVLGLRQVPDIDVQTAATLAGVTPREAETYMESLADANLLQEPVPGRYFLHNLVRAFAAGQTA